Proteins from one Acidobacteriota bacterium genomic window:
- a CDS encoding thioredoxin domain-containing protein — protein sequence MANRLAGESSPYLLQHADNPVDWYPWGPEAFARAREERKPIFLSVGYSTCHWCHVMEHESFVRQDVADVLNAHFVSIKVDREERPDVDRVYMLFVQATTGHGGWPMTVFLTPELEPFFGGTYFPPTRRGGRPGLLDVLEEIGRAWRDDRLRVTTSATTLAERLREATRPEAPPDGGVHVAPAATLDEGLALYAQAFDGRDGGFGPAPKFPRASELLFLLRHHALSGNPDGLDMAVATARAMSLGGVRDHVGGGFHRYSVDAQWRVPHFEKMLYDQAQIAIALLETSQASGDPFHASVAEDTLAYVLRELTAPEGGFHSAEDADSVPVEDAAIPHATRLEGAFYLWSLDEVTDAVGESLAPLVIERFGLRAEGNAADPLGEFRGRNVLYVARDIEDLAATTGRSLDEIIRDLRVARQRLFAHRRERPRPYLDDKVLTAWNGLMIAAFARAARQLRGQSPQADAWLRAAERAAHFLRDTMWDANSGLLLRRWRQGLAGIDGYAEDYAYLAWGLLELFEATGDVSWLEWARDLQTQLDARFWDDVGAGWFSTTGDDPSVILRMKEDYDGAEPSASAVAVATLLRLVHLAPDPEALARIERTLARGGTAIGRAARAVPFMLADLATYHAGLRQVVIDGPPDDPETRALHDVVARQYLPFTIVLPVTSVGARARLAHLLPFLETVGSRDGRPTAFVCEHFTCQLPTSDPETLARQLGARP from the coding sequence ATGGCCAATCGCCTGGCGGGTGAGAGCAGCCCGTACCTCCTGCAGCACGCCGACAACCCCGTCGACTGGTACCCCTGGGGGCCCGAGGCCTTCGCCCGCGCCCGAGAGGAGCGCAAGCCCATCTTCCTGTCGGTCGGCTACAGCACGTGTCACTGGTGCCACGTGATGGAGCACGAGTCGTTCGTACGGCAGGACGTGGCCGACGTGCTCAACGCGCACTTTGTCAGCATCAAGGTGGATCGCGAGGAGCGGCCCGACGTCGATCGCGTCTACATGCTGTTCGTGCAGGCGACGACGGGACACGGCGGCTGGCCGATGACGGTGTTTCTCACGCCGGAGCTCGAGCCGTTCTTCGGCGGCACGTACTTTCCGCCGACGCGGCGCGGCGGCAGGCCGGGGCTGCTCGACGTGCTGGAGGAGATCGGCCGTGCGTGGCGCGACGATCGCCTGCGCGTCACGACGTCGGCGACCACGCTGGCCGAACGCCTGCGGGAGGCGACGCGTCCCGAGGCACCGCCCGATGGCGGCGTGCACGTGGCGCCGGCCGCGACGCTCGACGAGGGACTGGCGCTGTACGCGCAGGCCTTCGACGGCCGCGACGGCGGATTCGGCCCCGCACCGAAGTTCCCGCGCGCATCGGAGCTCCTGTTCCTTCTCAGGCACCACGCGCTCTCGGGCAATCCCGACGGTCTCGACATGGCGGTGGCGACCGCGCGCGCGATGTCGCTCGGCGGGGTGCGCGATCACGTGGGCGGCGGCTTCCATCGCTACTCGGTGGACGCGCAGTGGCGCGTGCCGCACTTCGAGAAGATGCTCTACGACCAGGCGCAGATCGCCATCGCGCTGCTCGAAACGTCGCAGGCGTCCGGCGATCCGTTCCACGCGTCGGTGGCCGAAGACACGCTGGCCTACGTCCTGCGCGAATTGACGGCGCCCGAAGGCGGCTTCCATTCGGCCGAGGACGCCGACAGCGTGCCCGTCGAAGACGCCGCGATTCCGCACGCGACACGTCTCGAAGGCGCGTTCTACCTCTGGAGCCTCGACGAGGTGACCGATGCGGTGGGCGAGAGTCTCGCGCCGCTCGTCATCGAACGTTTCGGCCTGCGCGCGGAAGGCAACGCCGCCGATCCGCTCGGCGAGTTCCGCGGCCGCAACGTGCTCTACGTCGCGCGCGACATCGAGGATCTCGCCGCCACGACGGGCCGTTCCCTCGACGAGATCATCAGGGACCTGCGCGTGGCGCGCCAGCGACTGTTCGCCCACAGGCGCGAGCGGCCCCGCCCGTATCTGGACGACAAGGTACTGACGGCGTGGAACGGCCTGATGATCGCGGCCTTCGCGCGGGCCGCGCGCCAGTTGCGTGGCCAGAGCCCGCAGGCCGACGCATGGCTGCGCGCCGCCGAGCGTGCGGCGCACTTCCTCCGCGACACGATGTGGGATGCCAACAGCGGCCTCCTGTTGCGGCGCTGGCGCCAGGGCCTGGCGGGCATCGATGGGTATGCGGAGGATTACGCGTATCTTGCGTGGGGACTGCTGGAGCTCTTCGAGGCGACGGGCGACGTGTCGTGGCTCGAGTGGGCGCGGGATCTCCAGACGCAGCTCGACGCGCGCTTCTGGGACGACGTGGGCGCTGGCTGGTTCTCGACGACGGGAGACGATCCCAGCGTGATCCTGCGCATGAAGGAAGACTACGATGGCGCCGAACCCTCGGCGAGTGCCGTCGCCGTGGCCACGCTGCTGCGGCTGGTCCACCTGGCTCCCGATCCGGAGGCGCTCGCGCGCATCGAACGGACGCTTGCGCGTGGCGGGACGGCGATCGGTCGCGCGGCGCGCGCCGTGCCGTTCATGCTGGCCGATCTCGCGACGTATCACGCGGGCCTGCGACAGGTCGTGATCGATGGCCCACCTGACGATCCGGAGACGCGTGCGCTGCACGACGTGGTGGCGCGCCAGTACCTGCCGTTCACGATCGTGCTGCCCGTGACGAGCGTCGGGGCGCGCGCACGGCTGGCGCACCTGCTGCCGTTCCTGGAGACCGTCGGCTCGCGCGACGGGCGCCCGACGGCGTTCGTGTGCGAGCACTTCACCTGTCAGCTACCGACGTCGGATCCCGAGACACTGGCGCGTCAGCTCGGAGCCAGACCATGA
- a CDS encoding DJ-1/PfpI family protein — translation MSTEQPKRVALLIEDEFEDADVAATSDLLRSAGVTVVIVGPIAGRTHRGRKSTEVVVELAAGRAHAREFDAVLIPGGYAPDRMRMRHAMTDLVRDMLAANKPVAAIDRGAQLLISVKAVAGRTITCWPSIAIDIKNAGGRYVDRPVVEDNGVITARKADDVPHFAAAILKALGNLQPAS, via the coding sequence GTGAGTACCGAACAGCCCAAGCGCGTGGCCCTGCTCATCGAGGACGAATTCGAGGACGCCGACGTCGCCGCGACGAGCGATCTGCTCCGGTCCGCGGGCGTCACTGTCGTCATCGTCGGCCCGATCGCGGGACGCACCCATCGCGGACGCAAGTCGACGGAGGTCGTCGTCGAACTCGCCGCGGGCAGGGCGCACGCCCGGGAGTTCGACGCGGTGTTGATCCCCGGCGGCTATGCCCCGGATCGGATGCGCATGCGGCACGCGATGACCGACCTGGTGCGCGACATGCTCGCCGCCAACAAGCCCGTCGCCGCTATCGACCGCGGCGCGCAGCTGCTCATCTCGGTCAAGGCCGTCGCGGGGCGCACCATCACCTGCTGGCCGTCCATCGCCATCGACATCAAGAACGCCGGCGGCCGCTACGTCGACCGCCCTGTCGTCGAGGACAACGGCGTGATCACGGCCCGCAAGGCCGACGATGTGCCGCACTTCGCCGCGGCGATCCTGAAGGCCCTCGGCAACCTCCAGCCGGCCTCCTGA
- the galK gene encoding galactokinase yields the protein MPQHDIIRHLGHRRVCTGEAPGRVNLIGEHTDYSGGFVLPTVIPQTTVVAVAANKHTTANVWSASMPHDDRQVSYVVGNEQRVHGWMDYIQGATAVLRAAGHELGGFDAVIRSEVPLGSGLSSSASLTVATLRALRDLFGLTFDDAVLAGLARRIETDFIGVPIGVMDPIACSLGIEGHALFLDTRDLSWERVRIPSMVEFAVIDSGVSHSHATGGYRTRRDECDAATRALHLDQLRDFAEGDRAALDALPDVLRRRARHIVSENARVLDAVAALRRRDVTRLGALMDASHASLRDDYEVSIPEIDRMVACARARQGVLGARITGGGFGGSIVVLTLEGHARAAADAVIADARTMDGVRPQVLVPAPA from the coding sequence ATCCCGCAGCACGACATCATCAGGCACCTCGGCCACCGCCGGGTGTGTACGGGTGAAGCCCCCGGGCGCGTCAACCTGATCGGCGAACACACCGACTACTCCGGTGGCTTCGTGCTGCCGACCGTCATCCCGCAGACAACGGTCGTCGCTGTCGCGGCCAACAAGCACACGACCGCGAACGTGTGGAGCGCGTCGATGCCGCACGACGACCGGCAGGTCTCCTACGTCGTCGGCAACGAGCAGCGCGTCCACGGCTGGATGGACTACATCCAGGGGGCCACGGCGGTGCTGCGCGCGGCGGGCCACGAGCTCGGCGGGTTCGATGCCGTCATCAGGTCGGAGGTGCCGCTTGGCAGCGGCCTGTCGTCGAGCGCGTCACTCACCGTCGCCACGCTCCGCGCGCTGCGCGACCTGTTCGGGCTCACGTTCGACGACGCGGTGCTCGCCGGGCTGGCGCGGCGCATCGAGACGGACTTCATCGGCGTGCCGATCGGCGTGATGGATCCCATCGCATGCTCGCTCGGCATCGAGGGACACGCGCTGTTCCTCGACACGCGCGATCTCTCATGGGAGCGCGTGAGGATCCCGTCCATGGTCGAATTCGCCGTGATCGATTCCGGTGTGAGCCACAGTCACGCCACGGGCGGGTATCGCACGCGGCGCGACGAGTGCGACGCCGCCACGCGGGCCTTGCACCTCGACCAGCTGCGCGACTTCGCCGAGGGCGATCGCGCCGCACTCGACGCGCTGCCCGACGTTCTCCGCCGACGCGCGCGGCACATCGTGTCGGAGAACGCGCGCGTGCTTGACGCGGTCGCCGCGCTGCGCCGGCGCGACGTGACGCGCTTGGGCGCGCTCATGGACGCGTCGCACGCCTCACTCCGCGACGACTACGAGGTCTCGATTCCGGAGATCGACAGGATGGTGGCGTGCGCGCGCGCGCGGCAGGGTGTGCTCGGGGCGCGCATCACGGGCGGCGGCTTCGGCGGCTCGATCGTCGTGCTCACGCTCGAGGGCCACGCCCGTGCCGCGGCCGACGCCGTCATCGCCGACGCCCGGACGATGGATGGCGTCAGGCCTCAGGTACTCGTGCCGGCACCAGCCTGA
- a CDS encoding YihY/virulence factor BrkB family protein, which translates to MSLVTGGGAPPPPASVARTMASIPLAVGLAIWRAFLRFINSDNLTYASSISYYALLSLFPLFLLLFSILGTATASESARLEVLNFVLRYFPRQFDFISTQVDAFRHQRVQLGVLATLLIMWSALGVFGALTTAVNYAWRVERQPSYFKHKLVSFLMLAASGVLMVAALALASAGSIVNAHWFAGVLAGTSTFDWLHGLWVRWASTVLFILVTGLIYYFVPNTNKVRFRDVWPGAIVAGLLWRAALTGFGWYVRDLSRFSVHGTIAGVVVFLLWVYVTAIVLLYGVEVTVAYATIRRVWRADRHTPVGQAGAGTST; encoded by the coding sequence GTGTCGTTGGTCACCGGAGGCGGCGCGCCTCCACCGCCCGCATCTGTCGCGCGGACGATGGCGTCGATTCCGCTCGCCGTGGGTCTGGCGATCTGGCGCGCCTTCCTTCGCTTCATCAACAGCGACAATCTCACCTACGCGTCGTCGATCTCGTACTACGCGCTGCTGTCGCTGTTCCCGCTGTTCCTGCTGCTGTTCTCCATCCTCGGTACCGCGACGGCCAGCGAATCGGCGCGGCTCGAGGTGCTCAATTTCGTCCTGCGGTATTTCCCGCGGCAGTTCGACTTCATCAGCACGCAGGTCGACGCCTTCAGGCACCAGCGCGTGCAGTTGGGCGTGCTCGCCACGCTCCTCATCATGTGGTCGGCGCTCGGCGTGTTCGGGGCGCTGACAACGGCGGTCAACTACGCGTGGCGTGTGGAGCGGCAGCCGAGCTACTTCAAGCACAAGCTCGTGTCGTTCCTGATGCTGGCCGCGTCCGGCGTGTTGATGGTGGCGGCGCTCGCGCTCGCGAGCGCGGGGTCGATCGTCAACGCGCACTGGTTCGCCGGCGTGCTCGCCGGCACGAGCACGTTCGACTGGCTGCACGGCCTGTGGGTGCGATGGGCGAGCACCGTGCTGTTCATCCTGGTGACGGGCCTCATCTACTACTTCGTCCCGAACACCAACAAGGTGCGTTTCCGCGACGTCTGGCCCGGCGCCATCGTCGCCGGCCTGTTGTGGCGCGCGGCGCTGACGGGATTCGGCTGGTACGTGCGCGATCTCTCGCGCTTCAGCGTGCACGGCACCATCGCAGGCGTGGTGGTGTTCCTGCTGTGGGTGTACGTGACGGCGATCGTGCTGCTCTACGGCGTGGAAGTGACGGTGGCGTACGCGACGATCCGCCGCGTGTGGAGAGCGGATCGCCATACGCCCGTGGGTCAGGCTGGTGCCGGCACGAGTACCTGA
- a CDS encoding YtxH domain-containing protein, whose translation MSHDDANGRQGGSTFLIGFIAGSMLGAGLALLFAPKTGDQTRREVAERAQRAREKARENFGTASERVTQFAERGKVMVQTAAERAREAAQAVREGRDPSDALSEADETSS comes from the coding sequence ATGAGTCACGATGATGCCAACGGCCGCCAGGGCGGCTCGACCTTCCTCATCGGCTTCATCGCCGGTTCGATGCTGGGTGCCGGCCTCGCATTGTTGTTCGCCCCGAAGACCGGTGACCAAACCCGCCGCGAGGTCGCCGAGCGTGCGCAACGCGCGCGGGAGAAGGCACGCGAGAACTTCGGCACGGCGTCCGAGCGCGTCACGCAGTTCGCCGAGCGCGGCAAGGTGATGGTGCAGACGGCGGCCGAGCGCGCGCGTGAAGCCGCGCAGGCCGTTCGCGAGGGGCGCGATCCGTCTGACGCCCTGTCCGAGGCCGACGAGACGTCGAGCTGA
- a CDS encoding transposase, giving the protein MSRPFVAKTAAQLAAWQTASLEGLDLVGLLIDGVHIGEHCLIVALGIAADGQKHALGLWDGSTENARVCQDLLANLQSRGLCTDRSLLVILDGSKALRKAVRTTFGDAALVQRCQVHKMRNVLEYLSDRDRPWAQALLRRAYQATDLKTGQRRLHDLARRLETEYPSAAESVREGLDETLTVLTLTLSPRLRRSLATTNAVERLISRTWLVKRNVKRWRGGQMMLRWVAAGVLEAVKGFRRLKGYADMPTLVAALRAPDRQLGLVVHDEGRQVA; this is encoded by the coding sequence GTGAGTCGGCCCTTCGTCGCGAAGACGGCCGCCCAACTCGCGGCGTGGCAGACGGCGTCGCTGGAGGGCCTCGACCTGGTCGGCTTGCTGATCGACGGCGTCCACATCGGCGAGCACTGCCTGATCGTCGCGCTCGGGATCGCGGCTGACGGCCAGAAACACGCACTGGGGCTCTGGGACGGCTCGACCGAGAACGCGCGCGTCTGCCAGGACCTGCTCGCCAACCTCCAGAGCCGCGGCCTGTGCACGGACCGGAGTCTGCTGGTGATCCTCGACGGCTCGAAGGCGCTGCGCAAGGCCGTGCGCACCACCTTCGGCGACGCCGCCCTGGTGCAGCGCTGCCAGGTCCACAAGATGCGGAATGTCCTCGAGTATCTGAGCGACCGCGATCGCCCGTGGGCGCAGGCGCTGCTGCGGCGCGCCTATCAGGCCACGGATTTGAAGACCGGACAGCGGCGGCTGCACGACCTCGCACGCCGGTTGGAGACCGAGTATCCGAGCGCCGCCGAGAGTGTCCGCGAAGGGCTCGACGAGACGCTCACCGTCCTCACCCTCACGCTCTCGCCCCGGTTGCGCCGATCGCTCGCGACCACCAACGCGGTCGAACGTCTCATCAGCCGCACGTGGCTCGTGAAGCGGAACGTCAAGCGCTGGCGCGGGGGGCAGATGATGCTGCGGTGGGTCGCCGCCGGCGTGCTCGAAGCCGTCAAGGGCTTCCGCCGGCTGAAGGGGTATGCTGACATGCCCACGCTGGTCGCCGCCCTGCGCGCGCCTGACCGCCAGCTCGGGCTGGTGGTACATGACGAAGGCCGTCAGGTCGCGTAG
- a CDS encoding sigma-54-dependent Fis family transcriptional regulator — protein MVDVPLRLLLVGEVDAGIRIGLDRLNERRLVDLHEAVPARLEAAVETWTPDVLLVALPPLADGPGLLRGWRHLLPDADAVVVRSGESDVRAADWLRAGAFAVVGRPVEPEELAEELERAAERVRLRVENRQLRQQLDAPRRFPAIVGRSKRMLELLDLVGAVAGSDANILVLGENGTGKELIANAVHAHSARADGPFVKINCAALPKELIEAELFGYRRGAVTGAFTDKAGLLAMAEGGSLLLDEIGEMPSYLQAKLLRVLQEREFRPIGSDRSVRVDFRLICATNIDIESALREQRLREDLFFRINTITVRVPSLRERLEDLAPLCQHFLALYNGRHGRTLRGVSPSAYQRLMQHRWPGNIRELENTIERGVLVSRGQEIQPDDLPESIVATAGVATASGMLPANATLAEIERMAILQALQRTNWNKQDAAQQLGLYRPTLYSKMKKHGITTPPRPRRTAAQA, from the coding sequence ATGGTTGACGTTCCGCTTCGGCTCCTGTTGGTTGGCGAGGTTGACGCCGGCATCCGGATCGGTCTCGACCGCCTGAACGAACGCCGCCTCGTCGACCTGCACGAGGCGGTGCCGGCGCGGCTCGAAGCGGCCGTCGAAACGTGGACGCCCGACGTGCTGCTCGTGGCGTTGCCGCCGCTGGCCGACGGACCGGGGTTGCTGCGCGGCTGGAGGCATCTGTTGCCCGACGCCGACGCGGTGGTGGTGCGCAGCGGCGAGTCCGACGTGCGTGCGGCCGACTGGCTTCGCGCGGGTGCCTTTGCCGTGGTGGGTCGTCCGGTGGAACCGGAGGAGCTTGCCGAGGAGCTCGAGCGGGCTGCCGAACGGGTGCGCCTGCGCGTGGAGAATCGCCAGCTCCGTCAGCAGCTCGATGCGCCGCGCCGCTTCCCGGCCATCGTTGGCCGCAGCAAGCGCATGCTCGAGCTGCTCGATCTGGTGGGCGCCGTCGCCGGGAGCGACGCGAACATCCTCGTGCTCGGCGAGAACGGGACCGGTAAGGAACTGATTGCCAACGCGGTCCACGCGCACAGCGCGCGCGCCGACGGCCCCTTCGTCAAGATCAACTGCGCGGCGCTCCCGAAGGAGCTGATCGAGGCCGAGCTCTTCGGCTATCGGCGCGGCGCGGTCACCGGCGCGTTCACCGACAAGGCCGGCCTGCTCGCCATGGCCGAGGGCGGCTCGCTGCTGCTCGACGAGATCGGCGAGATGCCGTCCTACCTGCAGGCCAAGCTGCTGCGCGTGCTGCAGGAGCGCGAGTTCAGGCCGATTGGCAGCGATCGCAGCGTGCGCGTGGACTTCCGGTTGATCTGCGCCACCAACATCGACATCGAGTCGGCGTTGCGCGAGCAGCGGTTGCGCGAGGATCTGTTCTTCCGCATCAACACGATCACGGTGCGCGTGCCGTCGTTGCGCGAGCGTCTCGAAGACCTCGCGCCGCTGTGCCAGCACTTCCTGGCCCTGTACAACGGTCGACACGGCCGCACGCTGCGCGGCGTGAGTCCGTCGGCGTATCAGCGCCTGATGCAGCACAGATGGCCGGGCAACATCCGCGAGCTCGAGAACACCATCGAACGCGGCGTCCTTGTGTCGCGCGGGCAGGAGATCCAGCCGGACGATCTGCCCGAATCGATCGTCGCCACGGCTGGCGTAGCGACCGCCAGTGGCATGCTGCCGGCCAACGCCACACTCGCCGAAATCGAGCGCATGGCAATCCTGCAGGCGCTGCAGCGCACCAACTGGAACAAGCAGGACGCGGCTCAACAGCTCGGCCTGTATCGGCCCACGCTCTACAGCAAGATGAAGAAGCACGGCATCACGACGCCACCGCGGCCACGCAGGACCGCCGCACAGGCGTGA
- a CDS encoding methylcrotonoyl-CoA carboxylase, with the protein MDRLSSTIDPSRDDFRRNADRMRRLVAELRERRERAADGGGAHAQARHRALGKRTVRERLTRLLDPSSPFLELSPLAAWDVYDGEAPGAGLVTGVGRVSGREVVIVANDATVKGGTYFPLTVKKHLRAQAVALENRLPCVYMVDSGGAYLPLQAEVFPDREHFGRIFNNQARMSAEGIAQIAVVMGSCTAGGAYVPAMSDETIIVNGTGTIFLGGPPLVKAATGEDVTAETLGGADVHTRLSGVADYFAQDDDDALHLARTVVASVPVESYPPADHAPAEPPAYDPAEIYGIIPEDLRKPLPVREVIARLVDGSRFDEFKARYATTIVTGFARIHGYLVGIIANDGVLFSESALKATHFIELCDMRGIPLVFLQNITGFIVGQQYERAGIAKDGAKLVHAVATTRVPKFTVVIGGSFGAGNYGMCGRAFDPRLLWTWPNARISVMGGEQAAGVMVTVKRDQLARQGRTLTSDEATAIRDPLLAKYEHEGSPYYATARLWDDGILDPIETRDALGLGVAMSHHAPLAPRRTGVFRM; encoded by the coding sequence ATGGACCGCCTGTCTTCGACCATCGACCCCTCTCGCGACGATTTCCGCCGCAACGCCGATCGCATGCGGCGCCTCGTCGCGGAGTTGCGCGAGCGGCGCGAGCGGGCGGCGGACGGCGGCGGCGCCCACGCACAGGCCCGGCACCGCGCGCTGGGCAAACGCACGGTCCGAGAACGGCTGACCCGGCTGCTCGATCCCTCGTCACCGTTCCTGGAACTCTCCCCGCTCGCCGCCTGGGACGTCTACGACGGCGAGGCCCCTGGCGCGGGACTCGTGACGGGCGTGGGGCGCGTTTCCGGTCGGGAAGTCGTGATCGTCGCCAACGATGCAACGGTCAAGGGCGGCACGTACTTCCCGCTCACGGTGAAGAAGCACCTGCGTGCGCAGGCCGTCGCGCTGGAGAACCGGCTGCCGTGCGTGTACATGGTCGACTCGGGCGGGGCCTATCTTCCGCTTCAGGCCGAGGTCTTCCCGGACCGCGAGCACTTCGGCCGCATCTTCAACAATCAGGCCCGGATGTCGGCGGAAGGCATCGCGCAGATCGCCGTGGTGATGGGCTCGTGTACCGCCGGCGGTGCCTATGTGCCCGCCATGTCGGACGAGACCATCATCGTCAACGGCACCGGCACAATCTTCCTCGGCGGTCCACCACTCGTGAAGGCAGCCACGGGTGAGGACGTGACGGCCGAAACGCTCGGCGGCGCGGACGTCCACACGCGGCTCTCCGGCGTCGCCGACTACTTCGCCCAAGACGACGACGACGCGCTTCATCTGGCGCGTACCGTCGTCGCAAGCGTGCCCGTGGAGTCGTATCCGCCTGCGGATCACGCACCGGCCGAACCACCCGCTTACGATCCGGCGGAGATCTACGGCATCATCCCCGAGGATCTGCGCAAGCCGCTGCCCGTGCGCGAGGTGATCGCCCGACTCGTCGACGGGTCGCGCTTCGACGAGTTCAAGGCGCGCTACGCCACGACGATCGTCACGGGCTTTGCGCGCATCCACGGGTACCTCGTGGGCATCATCGCCAACGACGGCGTGCTGTTCTCCGAGTCGGCGCTGAAGGCGACGCACTTCATCGAGCTGTGCGACATGCGCGGCATCCCCCTCGTCTTCCTCCAGAACATCACGGGCTTCATCGTCGGCCAGCAGTACGAGCGCGCGGGGATCGCCAAGGACGGCGCGAAGCTGGTCCACGCCGTGGCCACCACGCGCGTGCCGAAGTTCACCGTGGTGATCGGCGGATCGTTCGGCGCGGGCAACTACGGGATGTGCGGGCGCGCGTTCGATCCGCGGTTGCTCTGGACGTGGCCCAACGCGCGTATCTCCGTGATGGGCGGCGAGCAGGCTGCCGGCGTGATGGTCACCGTGAAGCGCGATCAGCTCGCGCGACAGGGACGGACGTTGACCTCGGACGAGGCAACCGCGATCCGCGATCCGCTGCTCGCCAAATACGAGCACGAGGGCTCGCCGTACTACGCCACCGCGCGCCTGTGGGACGACGGTATCCTCGATCCGATCGAGACGCGCGACGCGCTCGGTCTCGGCGTCGCCATGAGTCATCACGCTCCGCTCGCGCCGCGGCGCACGGGCGTCTTCCGGATGTGA
- a CDS encoding enoyl-CoA hydratase/isomerase family protein, with amino-acid sequence MNGLRIDRHGAHLHWTLERPDVRNALDDRLIAALREEALAAARDPSIAVIVIAGAGAAFCAGADLAWMRRMRDHDEARNMDDAMAVADMFHAVASLPMPVVARVHGAALGGGSGLLAIADIVVAADDVQIGFTEARVGILPATIAPYVVRRIGLAASRTLFLRAQRISATEALRIGLVDELCPADALDATLQTVLDDLARGAASAHRATKALLARLAPLPDAAERALTAEAIARQRVSDDGQEGLRAFLEKRPPAWVRLPDRA; translated from the coding sequence ATGAACGGCCTGCGCATCGATCGCCACGGCGCGCACCTGCACTGGACGCTCGAACGTCCCGATGTCCGCAACGCGCTCGACGACAGGCTGATCGCAGCGCTGCGCGAAGAAGCCCTTGCCGCGGCGCGCGATCCCTCCATCGCCGTCATCGTCATCGCCGGTGCGGGCGCCGCGTTCTGCGCGGGCGCCGACCTGGCGTGGATGCGGCGGATGCGCGATCACGACGAGGCGCGCAACATGGACGATGCGATGGCCGTGGCGGACATGTTCCATGCCGTGGCGTCGCTGCCGATGCCTGTCGTGGCGCGCGTCCATGGCGCCGCGCTCGGTGGCGGATCGGGCCTGCTGGCGATCGCCGACATCGTGGTCGCTGCAGACGACGTGCAGATCGGGTTCACCGAGGCGCGCGTCGGCATCCTCCCGGCGACGATTGCCCCGTACGTCGTGCGTCGCATCGGCCTCGCGGCCTCGCGCACGCTGTTCCTGCGCGCGCAACGCATTTCCGCGACCGAAGCCCTGCGGATCGGGCTCGTCGATGAGCTCTGTCCGGCCGACGCCCTCGACGCAACGCTCCAGACGGTGCTCGACGACCTGGCGCGCGGCGCCGCATCCGCACACAGGGCCACCAAGGCGCTGCTCGCACGTCTCGCTCCCCTGCCCGACGCAGCGGAACGCGCCCTCACCGCCGAGGCGATCGCCAGGCAGCGCGTGAGCGACGACGGCCAGGAGGGCTTGCGGGCGTTCCTGGAGAAGCGTCCGCCGGCATGGGTGAGGCTGCCCGACCGTGCGTAA
- a CDS encoding hydroxymethylglutaryl-CoA lyase, whose amino-acid sequence MNVTIVELGPRDGLQNEPIVLPPAERVAFVRQLAEAGLTRIEAGAFVHPTRVPQMAGSDQVCATLTRDAHLTQRGVRLSALVPNEKGLERALAAGLREVAVFPAASETFSLRNLNQTIAQALHASGEMCAMARAQGITVRGYVSTAFGCPYEGDVPIARVIAVCESLLASGVEELAISDTIGVAHPGQVRAVLAELRRAIPLDRTALHFHDTRGTALANVLAALDAGVATFDACAGGLGGCPFAPGASGNLATEDLVYMLQGLGLAREVDLDALVRASRDIEMAVDHPLPSKYYRAARITARG is encoded by the coding sequence ATGAACGTCACCATCGTCGAACTCGGTCCTCGCGACGGCCTGCAGAACGAGCCGATCGTGCTCCCGCCCGCCGAGCGCGTGGCGTTCGTGCGGCAACTCGCCGAGGCGGGGCTCACGCGCATCGAAGCCGGCGCGTTCGTGCATCCCACGCGCGTGCCGCAGATGGCCGGCAGCGACCAGGTGTGCGCCACACTCACGCGAGACGCGCACCTGACGCAGCGAGGCGTGCGGCTGTCGGCGCTCGTCCCGAACGAGAAGGGCCTCGAGCGAGCGCTCGCCGCCGGGCTGCGCGAAGTGGCCGTGTTCCCCGCCGCGTCCGAGACATTCAGTCTCCGCAATCTGAATCAGACCATCGCGCAGGCCCTGCACGCCTCCGGTGAGATGTGCGCGATGGCCAGGGCACAGGGCATCACCGTCCGCGGGTACGTCTCGACGGCATTCGGGTGTCCGTACGAAGGCGACGTGCCGATCGCCCGCGTCATCGCTGTCTGCGAGTCGCTGCTGGCGTCTGGCGTCGAGGAGCTTGCGATCAGCGACACGATTGGCGTGGCGCATCCCGGGCAGGTGCGCGCGGTGCTCGCGGAGCTTCGGCGGGCGATCCCGCTCGATCGCACGGCGCTGCACTTCCACGACACGCGCGGAACGGCGCTGGCCAACGTGCTGGCCGCGCTCGATGCGGGCGTCGCCACGTTCGACGCGTGCGCGGGGGGGCTCGGCGGATGTCCGTTCGCACCCGGCGCGTCGGGCAACCTCGCCACCGAGGATCTCGTGTACATGCTGCAAGGCCTCGGTCTGGCGCGTGAGGTCGATCTCGACGCCCTCGTGCGCGCGTCGCGCGACATCGAGATGGCGGTCGATCATCCCTTGCCGTCGAAGTACTACCGCGCCGCCCGCATCACCGCCAGGGGTTGA